Genomic segment of Umezawaea sp. Da 62-37:
ACGGCGGCGCGCAGGGCGTCCGGCACGGAGCACGGCAGGTACGGGAGCCGGTCGCCGCGCCACGTCCACGGGGCGGCCTCGTCCTGGAGCACGCGCAGGAGGTTCGCGCGGGGCCCGACGCCCTGGGTGACCACGCCGCTGCCGACCACGCTGACCACGGCCCTGACCTCGGGGAACGAGGCGCCGATCAGCAGCGCCGCCTCGCCGCCGCGCGAGCCGCCGATGACCCCGATCTCGCCCGCCCGCGCGGACAGGTAGGAGACGGCGGTGCCGAAGTACTCCAGCGGGACGTCCACCAGGCCCTCCGGCAGGCCGGGCGCCCCGAAGTAGGCCAGCGCCAGCGCGACGAACCCGTGCCCGGCCAGCAGGGCGGCGTCCAGCTCGTGCAGGCCGCCCTCCGAGCCGCCGAGCACGATCACGCCGGGGTGCATGTCGTCGTCGTCGTCCGGCGCGAACAGCACGCCGACCAGCCCGTCCTCGTCGACCTCGGTGCGCACGACGCCCTCGGGGAGGGTGCGGCGCTCGATCCCGACCTCGCCGACGCCCTCGACCTCCAGCAGCGTCGCGCCCGCCGCGCGGCCCGTGGGCGCGAGCGACCAGAACAGGCCCATGGGGTCGACGCCGGCGTAGTCGCCCTCGACGGGCGCGTGCCGGGTGAGGTCGACCACTCCCCGCTCGTCGGCGACGAAGACCGCCCGCGACGCGCGGTCGCCGGTGGTCAGGGTGATGGTGGCGGGCGAGTCGGGGGGTAGACCCGTGACGCGGACGGCGAGACCCGTGTCGAGGGGAGCGCCTTGGGGATCAACCACAACCTCGGCCACAGCGCGCCTCCTCGTCAGTCACCCGCCAGCGAGTCGCTCCGCCCGGTCGGCCGTCGCGAGCGCGTCCAGCACCGCGTCGAGATCACCGTCGAGCACCTGGTCGAGATTATGTGCTTTGTACCCGACCCGGTGATCCGAGATGCGTGATTCCGGGAAGTTGTACGTCCTCACCCGTTCGGACCTGTCGACCGTGCGGATCTGGGTCTTGCGGGCGTTCGACGCGTCCTGCTGCGCCTGCTCCTCGGCCAGCGCGACCAACCGCGACTGGAGCACGACCATGGCGCGCGCCTTGTTCTGGAGCTGGCTGCGCTCGTTCTGGCAGGACACGACGATGCCGGACGGCAGGTGCGTGATGCGGACCGCGGAGTCGGTCGTGTTGACCGACTGGCCGCCCTTGCCCGACGAGCGGAACACGTCGACGCGCAGGTCCTTCTCGTCGATCTCGACCTCGACGTCCTCGGTCTCCGGGAACACCAGGACACCGGCGGCGGAGGTGTGGATGCGGCCCTGCGACTCCGTGACGGGCACGCGCTGCACGCGGTGCACACCGCCCTCGAACTTCAGCCGCGACCAAACGCCGTCCGCGGCGGGGACCTTGCTCTTGATGGCGACCGTGACGTCCTTGAAGCCGCCCAGGTCGGAGTCGGTGCCGTCGAGGACCTCGGCCTTCCAGCCGTGGCGCTCGGCGTAGCGCAGGTACATGCGGAGCAGGTCGCCCGCGAACAGGGCGGACTCCTCGCCGCCCTCACCGGACTTGATCTCCATGACCACGTCCGACGAGTCGTGCGGGTCCCGCGGCAGCAGCAGCTCCGTGAGCCGTGACTCCAGCTGCGGAATCCTGACCTTCAACTCCTCGGCCTCAGCCGCGAAGGACTCGTCCTCGGCGAGTTCGGACGCCGCTTCCAGGTCCTCCCGAGCCTGCTCCAGGTCCCGGACAGCCCTCACGATCGGCCCCAGCTCGGAGTACCGCTTCCCGAGCTTGCGCGCACCCGCCTGATCCGCGTGCACGCCCGGATCAGCCAGTTGCCGCTCCAGGTCGGCGTGCTCGGCGAGCAGGTCCTCGAGCGGTTGGGGCTGGTTCACGACGACTCCTGTGCTTCGTACCGCTGCTGCGCTTCTGCCCTGAACAGACGAAAACGGCGTCCCGCCCGAGCCCGACCGGGCTCGAACGGGACGCCGTTGACGAAGCTACTTGGCGGCGGTGCGCTTGCCGTAGCGAGCCTCGAAGCGCGCGACCCGGCCACCGGTGTCGAGGATCTTCTGCTTGCCGGTGTAGAACGGGTGGCAGTTGGAGCAGACCTCGACGTGGATGGACCCGGAGGACTTGGTGCTGTGCGTGGTGAACGCGTTCCCACAGCTACAGGTCACATCGGTGGAGGTGTACTGCGGGTGGATGCCAGTCTTCAACGTCTCGTCCCTTTCAGCGGTGTGGCCGCCGGGTCCCCGGGATTGGGGTGAACCGGAGCCGGACTCGACTAGAGAGTCTGCCAGATGCTCTGACGAAGACGAAAACGCCGGTTGACCTCCCTTTGTTCCCACACGTCGGGGGTGACTCGCGCCACTGGTCACCCCCGCCGTTCGCCGACGTCGCGCCTCCGTTCGGCGCAGCGGGTCGCCACTTGACCGATCAGGGCAGCGCACCGGACCACCGGCCCACACAATTGCCGGGTGCTCTGCGCCACTGGACGCCCATTGAGCCTGCCGACCTGGCTCGCCGTGCCGTACCTCTTCACCATCGCCGTCATCGGCCTGACCGGCTTCACCAGCCTCCTGCTCGGCTCCTCGGACTGGTCGATCGGCCTGTCCACACCCGTGTTCGGCGCCGCCACCGCGGTCGCCCTCGCCACGAGCGACGCGGTCCGCTGGTACTCCACCTGGCAACGCCGCTGGCTCCGCTGGACGTACCCGTGGTCCGTCCTCGCCCTCGGCATCGCCGTCGATGGCGTCCGCCTCCCGGTCCTCGCCATGATCGGCCTCGGCGTCCCCGCCGTCGCGATGCTCATCCGCTGGTACGTCGTCGAACGCCGCCGCACCACCACCCTCGAGGCCGGCAGCCGGT
This window contains:
- a CDS encoding acyl-CoA thioesterase/bile acid-CoA:amino acid N-acyltransferase family protein, which produces MAEVVVDPQGAPLDTGLAVRVTGLPPDSPATITLTTGDRASRAVFVADERGVVDLTRHAPVEGDYAGVDPMGLFWSLAPTGRAAGATLLEVEGVGEVGIERRTLPEGVVRTEVDEDGLVGVLFAPDDDDDMHPGVIVLGGSEGGLHELDAALLAGHGFVALALAYFGAPGLPEGLVDVPLEYFGTAVSYLSARAGEIGVIGGSRGGEAALLIGASFPEVRAVVSVVGSGVVTQGVGPRANLLRVLQDEAAPWTWRGDRLPYLPCSVPDALRAAVVDDEPVALRQAFDLDDGVPEEAVIPVERIRGGVLLLSAGDDRNWPSERLSEIAKRRLDEHEHPFPYEHVSYPDAGHLIAGPPHRSATDVRVPGPGVTFEMGGTPSATAAARADAWRRSLKFFSELLDT
- the prfA gene encoding peptide chain release factor 1 translates to MNQPQPLEDLLAEHADLERQLADPGVHADQAGARKLGKRYSELGPIVRAVRDLEQAREDLEAASELAEDESFAAEAEELKVRIPQLESRLTELLLPRDPHDSSDVVMEIKSGEGGEESALFAGDLLRMYLRYAERHGWKAEVLDGTDSDLGGFKDVTVAIKSKVPAADGVWSRLKFEGGVHRVQRVPVTESQGRIHTSAAGVLVFPETEDVEVEIDEKDLRVDVFRSSGKGGQSVNTTDSAVRITHLPSGIVVSCQNERSQLQNKARAMVVLQSRLVALAEEQAQQDASNARKTQIRTVDRSERVRTYNFPESRISDHRVGYKAHNLDQVLDGDLDAVLDALATADRAERLAGG
- the rpmE gene encoding 50S ribosomal protein L31, with the protein product MKTGIHPQYTSTDVTCSCGNAFTTHSTKSSGSIHVEVCSNCHPFYTGKQKILDTGGRVARFEARYGKRTAAK